From one Lotus japonicus ecotype B-129 chromosome 3, LjGifu_v1.2 genomic stretch:
- the LOC130742917 gene encoding wax ester synthase/diacylglycerol acyltransferase 4-like, translated as MENFHEEVQAPVSPHGQYFNSSVICSYVFDFLEFAVPIDYDSQAITLIRDIFLPINPRFSSIRVRDKYGKMRWQKVEVKPEEHIKIPIFPDTTSSELYDQDLDDYVSRILTERTPQNKPLWEIHIIKYPTKNAAGTLIFKLHHALGDGYSLMSALLSCLQRADDPSLPLSFPSRTPQHAKESLFKKLPSDISSFFSSISDFGSSLIKTKIIEDDITPIRSGYEGTESQPSNLSSITLSLDTIKDIKSKLGVTINDVVCGVIFYGIRLYMQEIDNKAKTANSTAVVMLNTRNLAGYQSLEEMQKPEAKGLWGNQISFLHIAIPKLYQSTISNPLDFVWHSSKLIKRKRRSFSVYLMGMLLDLEMKLRGPEIAAKTIYNTIGNASILVSNIVGPMEELALANYPISGLYFAVTGGPENVSITVMSYVKMLTITMRTLKGFIDEQKLKYCMEKAIEVIFKEAMEISERTSQN; from the exons ATGGAAAATTTCCATGAAGAGGTTCAAGCGCCAGTGAGTCCTCATGGGCAATATTTCAATAGCTCTGTGATATGTTCATATGTTTTTGACTTTCTTGAATTTGCAGTTCCAATTGATTATGACTCACAAGCTATAACTTTGATTAGAGATATCTTCCTCCCCATCAATCCACGCTTCTCCTCTATTAGG GTAAGAGACAAATATGGTAAGATGAGATGGCAAAAGGTTGAAGTGAAGCCTGAAGAGCATATAAAGATTCCCATTTTTCCTGACACCACTTCATCTGAATTATATGATCAGGATCTTGATGACTATGTGTCAAGGATTCTAACTGAAAGAACACCTCAAAACAAACCACTTTGGGAAATTCACATTATCAAGTACCCAACAAAAAATGCTGCTGGAACCTTAATTTTCAAACTCCATCATGCACTTGGAGATGGTTACTCTCTCATGAGTGCTCTTCTTTCTTGTCTTCAAAGAGCTGATGACCCTTCTCTTCCACTATCTTTTCCTTCAAGGACACCACAACATGCAAAGGAAAGCTTGTTTAAGAAGTTGCCTTCAGATATCTCCTCTTTCTTTAGCTCCATATCAGATTTTGGATCAAGCTTGATTAAGACAAAAATTATTGAAGATGACATAACACCCATAAGGTCTGGGTATGAAGGAACAGAGTCTCAGCCTTCTAACTTGTCAAGCATAACATTATCTCTTGATACCATCAAAGACATTAAGTCAAAGCTTGGAGTG ACTATAAATGATGTGGTTTGTGGGGTGATCTTCTATGGGATTAGGCTTTACATGCAAGAGATTGACAACAAGGCAAAAACTGCAAATTCCACAGCTGTGGTCATGCTCAACACAAGAAATCTTGCAGGTTACCAATCACTCGAGGAAATGCAAAAGCCTGAGGCTAAAGGTCTTTGGGGGAATCAAATTTCTTTCTTACATATAGCAATACCTAAGCTTTACCAATCCACAATCTCCAACCCTCTTGACTTTGTTTGGCACTCCAGTAAACTAATCAAGAGAAAGAGACGTTCTTTCAGTGTTTATCTCATGGGTATGCTCTTGGATTTGGAGATGAAATTAAGAGGGCCAGAG ATTGCAGCAAAAACCATCTACAACACTATTGGGAACGCTAGTATACTTGTCTCCAACATAGTTGGGCCAATGGAGGAGTTGGCTTTGGCCAATTATCCTATAAGTGGTTTGTATTTCGCAGTGACAGGTGGACCTGAG AATGTAAGCATTACAGTTATGAGCTATGTGAAAATGTTGACAATCACCATGAGAACACTTAAGGGATTCATAGATGAACAGAAATTGAAGTACTGCATGGAGAAAGCCATTGAAGTCATATTCAAAGAAGCTATGGAGATCTCCGAGAGAACCAGCCAAAATTAA
- the LOC130746890 gene encoding dihydroorotase, mitochondrial-like isoform X1 gives MELTIVQPDDWHLHLRDRALLEAVIPHSAKHFGRAIVMPNLKPPITTTAAAIAYRESILKAIPKNSNFTPLMTLYLTDMTTPDEIKLAKKSGVVYGVKLYPAGATTNSQDGVTDIFGKCYSVLHEMVEQDLPLLVHGEVTNPEVDVFDREKVFIETILEPLVQRLPRLKVVMEHITTMDAVKFVESCKEGYVAATVTPQHLFLNRNALFQGGLQPHNYCLPVLKREIHRQAIVSAVTGGSTRFFLGTDSAPHDRRNKECSCGCAGIYNSLVALSIYAKVFEEAGALDKLEAFTSFNGPDFYGLPRNKLKIKLRKAPWRVPEYLSFPFGDIVPMCAGQTLEWEALLN, from the exons ATGGAGCTCACTATTGTTCAACCTGATGATTGGCATCTTCACCTCCGTGATAGGGCCCTCCTTGAAGCTGTCATCCCTCACAG TGCAAAGCATTTTGGAAGGGCTATAGTAATGCCGAATTTGAAACCACCCATCACCACCACAGCTGCTGCTATTGCTTATCGAGAGTCCATTTTGAAAGCAATACCTAAAAATAGCAACTTCACTCCTCTGATGACACTTTACCTAACAGATATGACAACTCCTGATGAGATTAAACTTGCAA AAAAAAGTGGAGTTGTTTATGGTGTGAAGTTGTATCCTGCTGGTGCAACAACAAACTCCCAAGATGGTGTTACAGATATTTTTGGAAAATGTTACTCTGTTCTTCATGAAATGGTTGAGCAAGATTTGCCATTATtg GTTCATGGAGAGGTTACAAATCCAGAAGTTGATGTTTTTGACCGGGAAAAGGTCTTCATTGAAACTATCTTAGAGCCTTTAGTTCAAAGGCTTCCACGGCTGAAGGTTGTGATGGAGCATATTACCACCATGGATGCTGTTAAATTTGTAGAATCTTGCAAAGAAG GTTATGTTGCAGCAACTGTGACACCACAGCATCTTTTTCTCAATCGTAATGCTTTGTTCCAAGGTGGCTTACAACCTCACAATTACTGTCTTCCAGTGCTCAAAAGAGAGATCCACA GACAGGCCATTGTTTCAGCTGTCACTGGTGGAAGTACACGGTTTTTCCTCGGAACTGATAGTGCTCCACATGATAGGCGTAACAAGGAATGTTCGTGTGGATGTGCTGGCATATACAACTCCCTGGTTGCTCTATCCATATATGCGAAGGTTTTTGAAGAG GCTGGTGCACTTGATAAGCTGGAGGCTTTTACAAGTTTTAATGGACCTGACTTCTACGGCCTCCCCAGAAACAAGCTAAAGATTAAACTGAGGAAAGCTCCTTGGAGAGTACCTGAGTATTTGTCATTTCCATTCGGAGATATTGTTCCCATGTGTGCTGGTCAAACACTTGAATGGGAGGCGTTGCTTAATTAA
- the LOC130746890 gene encoding dihydroorotase, mitochondrial-like isoform X2 has protein sequence MIGIFTSVIGPSLKLSSLTEKSGVVYGVKLYPAGATTNSQDGVTDIFGKCYSVLHEMVEQDLPLLVHGEVTNPEVDVFDREKVFIETILEPLVQRLPRLKVVMEHITTMDAVKFVESCKEGYVAATVTPQHLFLNRNALFQGGLQPHNYCLPVLKREIHRQAIVSAVTGGSTRFFLGTDSAPHDRRNKECSCGCAGIYNSLVALSIYAKVFEEAGALDKLEAFTSFNGPDFYGLPRNKLKIKLRKAPWRVPEYLSFPFGDIVPMCAGQTLEWEALLN, from the exons ATGATTGGCATCTTCACCTCCGTGATAGGGCCCTCCTTGAAGCTGTCATCCCTCACAG AAAAAAGTGGAGTTGTTTATGGTGTGAAGTTGTATCCTGCTGGTGCAACAACAAACTCCCAAGATGGTGTTACAGATATTTTTGGAAAATGTTACTCTGTTCTTCATGAAATGGTTGAGCAAGATTTGCCATTATtg GTTCATGGAGAGGTTACAAATCCAGAAGTTGATGTTTTTGACCGGGAAAAGGTCTTCATTGAAACTATCTTAGAGCCTTTAGTTCAAAGGCTTCCACGGCTGAAGGTTGTGATGGAGCATATTACCACCATGGATGCTGTTAAATTTGTAGAATCTTGCAAAGAAG GTTATGTTGCAGCAACTGTGACACCACAGCATCTTTTTCTCAATCGTAATGCTTTGTTCCAAGGTGGCTTACAACCTCACAATTACTGTCTTCCAGTGCTCAAAAGAGAGATCCACA GACAGGCCATTGTTTCAGCTGTCACTGGTGGAAGTACACGGTTTTTCCTCGGAACTGATAGTGCTCCACATGATAGGCGTAACAAGGAATGTTCGTGTGGATGTGCTGGCATATACAACTCCCTGGTTGCTCTATCCATATATGCGAAGGTTTTTGAAGAG GCTGGTGCACTTGATAAGCTGGAGGCTTTTACAAGTTTTAATGGACCTGACTTCTACGGCCTCCCCAGAAACAAGCTAAAGATTAAACTGAGGAAAGCTCCTTGGAGAGTACCTGAGTATTTGTCATTTCCATTCGGAGATATTGTTCCCATGTGTGCTGGTCAAACACTTGAATGGGAGGCGTTGCTTAATTAA